In Struthio camelus isolate bStrCam1 chromosome 20, bStrCam1.hap1, whole genome shotgun sequence, the DNA window TCTAAGCACCAGCTGCATCCCACGTATTCAGGCTGTGGAGACACCAACAGGAGGGATGGTGCTGGGTCCTGCAAGCAAGGCCTGTCCTGTCCCTGAGGTTAGATTGCGCTGGATTTGCTGCGCCGAAGCAGGCAGACAGCAGTTACCAGTGCTGTCAGGGTGGCAACCACAAAGAGCAGGATAAGGGTGACCCAGTTGTTGTACAACATGCTTTTGTGGGAAGCAGGCTCCTCTGCCGAGATCATGTTGGTGAGGTTCAGCATGTAGCCCAGAGCCCAGCCGATGGAGGTTTCTCCTGCCTGTGGAAACAGCATGGCATGGTCACTGCCCTGGTCAACTAGCCTCAAGGGATCTTCCAGGGACCAGCTCATTGTCAGCCCAATGGAGGAGTATGGGGGAGTCAATTGCACCTGGAGCCCTCGCTCTCCCGGCAGCCCCAGTCAGCCCAGGATGAGGCAATGACCATCCCCTAGTGGGCCAGTGTCCATGCCTTGAGCTGGGCTCATTCAGTGGCAACAGTATCTTATCTGTTCATGTCAGTCCTGACCTTGCTGCCCATCCCATGGCTCATGCACATGCGAAGACTTGACAAAGGTGGGATCCTGCCCTAAAGTAACATCCCAACAAGCCCAAGCAAAGCAATGTTCAAAATGTCTGGTGTCCTGAGGGAATGTAGGATCTTCAAATTCCTTGCTTCATGACCACCCACCGTACAGTCTGcttaactcattttttttccatctcccagAAGATCCACACAAAAACTGGGGGGTCTCATCCTGCCCCTGTCCCCTTAGATCTTCCCTCAACCATCACTTGGGCCTTTCTTGGTGTGGGAGTgtctttcctgtgttttttttttttttttttttggcctaattCCAAATGGGTACTATAAATGGAACTATTCTCCTGTGTTACCTACCTTCTTCTGGAAGGCGATGTTGGGGAAGGAATGGTTGTTGAAGCTGTAGCCTTTGGTGgtgagcaaataaacaaacatgctGATAGCACAGTAATCTGGCAGCCTCTTCTCCATTTTGGGGGCTTTCTGGAGCAGCTGGGTGGGATGCATGGGAGGGACAGAGAAAAGGGGTCAAgccagcagaatcacagaatggttgaggtaggagaggacctctggagatcatctagtccaacctctctgctcaagcagggtcacctacagcacgttgcccaggaccctgtccagatggcttttgaatatctccagagaaggagacccccacaacctctctggacaacctcttccagtgctctgtcgccCTCACAGGAAAAAGGGTTTTCTTGATGTTCAGACGGAAcatcctgtgtttctgtttgtgtctgttgcctctggtgcgtgggcaccactgagaagagtatgcccccatcctctttacaacctcccttcagatacttatacaccttGATCGGATCcgcctgagccttctcttctccaggctgaacaggcctggctctctcagcctttcctcataagagagatgttccagtcccttaatcatcttagcagccAGTGAATGGACTTGCTCTagtagctccatgtctgtctcttgtattgggaagccccgaactggacacaatactccagatgtggcctcaccagggctgagtagagggggaagtAGAGGGCTTTTTTTCTGCTGCCTGAAGCTCTGGGTGATTGCAGCTTGCTGGCCAAGGCAGCAGGCCTGTCCCCATCTGAGCCTTACCTGGTCCCATGCGGGAGCTGTCAGCCACCCTCTTCCTACCTCATGGGAGGATGCCAGGACACCCAGCCCCCTCCGAGGGCTCAGAAAAGGGCTGCCATCAGAGCCTGGGTGATGACCCATGTAAACCAGCCTTTTTTCCCCTACCATGCCCAGGGATCCCACCTCACTCCAACTGGTGGCACAGATGGTCTCGGCAGCATCCTTCAGGTCGCTGGGCAAGCGCACAAGTCTCCCCATCACTGTCTGGATAAAGTCCACCGTGTagaagaaggcagagaaggcctgatggaggaaaaagaaacatctgTAGGACAGGCTGGGGTGGGCAAAGAGAGCAGACCCTCTCACCATGCACAGCCACAGATCTGCTTGGTGTTGGTTGAACCACTGTGGACACAGTCaactgtccttgcagagcagggGGCCCTGGCTTTGCCACCATGTGACGTCTGGGAGGCCAAGGCACCTCTGCCTGCCCCATGCTGAGCGGGGACTTACGATGAAGTTTCCTGAAACATCAGGCTGGAAAATGCCATCAAAGGAGCAGCGAGAGAAGGAGCAGGTGGTGAAGTCGAAGAGCTTGCTGACATAGAGAGCGCAGAGGCTCCCATTGCCAGTGCCGACCATGGTGACGGAAGTGCTGAGGGGAATGCCAGGCTTCTCCTTCTCTGTGCAGGGGGTGTCATAGATGCTGCTCAGTAACAGGTTTTTGTGGTAGCCCTTGGGCCAGCAGGGATTGGAGATGGTTGCTTGGTAGTTCCCAGCCTGCCAGGGAAGCAATGCAGAGGCTGTCTCAGTCCTGTTGTGACCCTGGCTCCCCCCGCTCCATGCATCCGCAGGAGGCAGTGCTACCTGCCTCCATTTCCCCACTGGGATGATGAGGACAAGCCCAGGTAGCAGCAAGTAGAGTTGCACAGGAGCAGGCCGCTGCCGCAAGCATCTCGAGGTGACATGGAGCGTCTTGGCTCAGGCCAAGGAGCAGAACACTTCACAAGGAAGGTGGGGGGAGGCCTCGGGACCATGAAAGAGGCTTAAGGGGAAAAGCCAAAGGGTTTACTGGGAAACATGTGTGCAGTGGGTCCAGTGGGACTGTCCTGGAGAGAACGAGGGTAGGAGAAACCTGCAGAGGAAGTATGAGGCCTGGAAATGCCAGAATCTGTCAatcatcctctccccaccccagcccccaAAATTGAAGCCAGGAGGGAATCACAGCTCCGAAGTGGGGTGTTTggaaggagctgggggtgcctggCCTCCCACTCATTATAAAGATTGGGGTGAGGGTGCACCTAGCAGGGCAATGAGGACTGGTATCCTGGGATGAGCACATCCTGGTACCTGCAGGAGCTTTGAGAGCAGCCTCCTGAGGACCTGGTCTCTTCCATAGCAGAGGAAGCTGTGGGTGTACACTTTGTATGCCTGGCCATACAGCTTCAGCATAACCTCGTTGTTGGGGTCTTCGATAGTGTCCGTGGTTTCAAAGGTGATCTGTGTGGAAGCGCCCCCGAGGTCCATGGCCCCCAGGGTCTTCTTCTTGGGCCGGATCCATTCCCCAAGCCAGCCACGCTGGGCaaggaagacagaagcaaagtCATGGGGGCAGTTAGCTCTGGGATGGCCTCACCACTGCAGCTGGTTCAGCTACCCATAGCGTTCTCCTGCTCACCTTGATGAAGTTCTCCAGGAGATAGTTTGCTGTGACCCAGCCAAAcaccccttcctcttcccccgaCAGTATCTTTGCCCCACGGAAATCGAAGGGGTAGGACTTCAGCATGGCCGACACAGCGTTGAGGACAGCATCTGAGGCCTGGTGGTTTGTGATGCTGTGGGCCACACAAAAACACTCAGCAGGGCAAGAAGGCAGAGTTACACAGCTGTCCCCAGGCCTCCAAGAGCTGCACTCTGCACCCCACTGCCCCAACAGTCTTCTCCTGGGCCCCACCAAGGGACCCAGAGCAGAGGCTGGCTGCAGGCAGGTAAGTGCCTCCTCCCTCGGGTGTCCATAGGAAAtgtccaccccaaaaggcacagcCAAGTAGAAAACAATAGGTGGGTTATCCTGGTGCTGGCCCTGCCTGTCCTTCATTGCCTGCTTTTCAGCCAGCATCCAGGGGTGCAGAGGAACGTGCTGACCGTGTCCTGCAGAGCATCTCAGACAGCTTGGCCTTCCCTGGAGGAAGCCCCAGAGCAGCTAGGCTCAAAGCATCTCTGCAAAGGCAACAGACCCACTGCTTTAGGGCAGGGAGAAGGCAGGGAAGAATTTTGTCTGACAAAGAGGGAACCTGGCAGTTTTCCTTcaccttctccccctccctgtaATGGGCAACAGAACTGCAGGGTGGCATAGCAGGGCCCACGCCAGGGCCTTCCCAGGCAGCATTTGAGGCTATGTAGCTGGTGCCACCAGAGCAAAAACTCACTTGAGCAGGCGCATGCCAGCTGTGGCACCCAGGTAGAGCGGAGTGCTCACATGCTTCTCCGTGGGAACATCTCTCAGAGCCTGGTTCAGGCAATGGACTAAGCTTTGCCCAGCACTCGGAGGGTTGATGTTGTAGCTGGAGATACCTGGACCTGCAGACAAGGAAACAGCATTGTTCCCCTGCAGCCATGCACACAGTGGGAAGAGGCCCATTGAGCAGCATTGCCCccggcacccttgggtgcctgtgCCAGCTCAACCCCCTCCCAGGCTGTTTGAAGGGCAAGTACTGAGGCCTGGGTTTCTGCGACCACTCATATGGGCAAGGAGCCATCCTGATGGCCAGAGTTCAGCCACATCTCCTCACTCATGCCACATTCTCCATGAGCTGACAGCCCGGGAAAGCTTGACTGAACAGATAGTTGAAAAATATCCCTTGCTTTTTGCTGGGCTAGTTAGTAAGCCGTATTGGTTCTCAGGGGTGTGATGCCTACCAGGCATAAGACAAACTGCAGGCATGCAGAGTTGCAAGCCTGGGAAGAAACAGAGTTGGTTTTGGGAGCAGAGCATGGCATCTCACAGCAATTGGTGAAAATACAGTCTTAGCAGGCAAAACATTCACTGCAGACCCCGTGCCAGGCCAGCTGGGCCATGGCAGGGGCATTCGCGCTGTCATGGCAGCCCTGCCAGCAAGGGATGTGCCAGCTGTCACTGCTGGATGCAGGCCCCCAAGAGCTGGGATGCTCCTTACCTTCCACGTCACACATGCTGTGCTCGCTGACCACCCCGGTGTCATTCTCCTTGTTTGCAGGCCACTTGTAGATGAACATGGCTGTGTGGGAGGAACCAGCATCCAGCACAATGCCGTACTGCAGGCAAGGAGGGAGATGGTGAAGCCTGGAGGACCAGAGAGCCCCTCTGACAGCCCCAGACCAGCCATTTCAAGGGAGATTGTTGCAGCTAAAAGACCTGCTGGTTCCTGTCCTAAAAGCACGCTGGGTGCAAGTCTGAGCAGCAGCATCTTGCATAGCTCAAGCCTAGGCCTAGCAAGGTCTCAGTCCAAACCTGCCCTCTTGGGACCCTTCTCCACCTTGCTCTCACCCTGCCTGGGACATGGCTGGGAGAAGGATCACCAGACACCCTGGGGCAGTGCTTGGCACAGCAAGGGGACTCTGACTTTTTGGGCCTGGAGACCCCCTTGCCTCCTTGACCACGGAGGCGGGAGGTGCTTTTCTTTCCATCGCTTGCTTCAGtgtccctcctcacagcatccctccttgccagcaggtccctctGGGCAAGCAGGTGAGAGAAGCACCTGTGAAAGGCCCCTCGGGGATGCAGCTCTCTGAAGATGGGCAGCCAGCCGCCTCATCACTCCCTGGCCATGTATGGCTCGTTGTTCTCCTGCTATAAATAACCCTACTCCCTCCTGCCAAACAAGGTTTCCAGAGCTCCCAGCGAGGAGCTGCCTCTGCACTGTACTTGGCTGCCTAGCCCCAGGGTGGCAgcccctgcctgcacccctcCACCTCGCCTGTTAGCCAGCCCTTTCCAGCCCACAGGCACTGGGCCACCCCGCCCTGGTCCTTTCCATgtcccagccagagctgcttgtcTGCTGAACAGGAGGCTGCTCTTTTTAAGAGCAAAACAAGGCATATTTCAGCTCAGCCCCAACTGAGCATCTCTCTGAGGTGAAACCACTTAAGACTTAAAACTGTCTTGAAAAATGATCTTTTCTGCATGCAACAAAGCCCTGCCAGAAGTCCATGGTCGACCCCCTTGGCTGGAGGCaagctgctcctctccccctaaGACTGCTCCACGCAGCCCCAAAGTGCACCCAGCATCCCCCCTGACACCCTGCCCATGGGTGACTGCACTGCTCCCTGCCCACACTGCCACTGTAAGAAATCCCTGGGCTGCACTGTAGGGCAACCTGGACTTCTAGGCAAACAGGGTACATCCCCTCCTTTGCCCTAATGAGGCTAATTAGCAATCAGCAGGGGTTTTGGCTGCAAGGTCTGCAGGCacctggagctgggctggggcaTCCCTAGAAGACACATGGGACGTGCCAAAAAGCTGGGCCCTGCGCCATGGAAAGCCCCATCCGGGTGGGTAATCCCATGCAAGATGTAATTAGTACGCAACATAACAGGTTGAAAGTTTGCCCTGGCATCCCTAGGAGGTGCCTGTCCCCGACTGAGGCCTGCCATTATTTCAGGGATGCCCGCGGTATTTCAGGAGGCAGCCAGGACAGGCAATACTGCACTGAGcacctctgcaaagctgctcaggGCTTTGGGGACAGACCCCAGTGCCCCGTCCCATGGCTCAACCCCCAGGCTTTCTATCCACCCTGGGGCAAGGCAGCCCTCCGATGCGGCTGCCTCCATCGGGGTGGGCCAGATGTGTATCCTTGGCATGTCCCGGTCCCCATTGCTGCTGGGCGGACGGGTAGGTGTTTTCCTATGGACGCTGCCTTGCCGCTCAGGCTCTGTGGCACACTGGGCATCTCAAGAGAGGGGTCAAGTCCAGGTGCTGCCTGGCCTGGAGATCCCCTGATGGCATCCACTGTGCATGTGCCCAGCCCTGTAGCCACCACGTGTGTCCATGAGCCCTGCAGCCACCACAcataccccagctctgcagccaccatGCATGTGCCCACAAGCCCTGCAGCTGCTACACATgtacccccccccagccccacagccaccACATATGTGCCCACAGCTGCTGCCGGCGGTGCCCTTGGCGACTGGGTAGAAGGGCAGGGGCAACAAGCAGAGAAGACTCAGGCAAATATCCTCGAGGTCCCCCCAAGAGGCCATGCCCAGCCCCTTGGTGGCCACCACAGTCACACAGTGCCACCTCCATGCCACCACCATTACGGCCCCAGCAGACCCGCTTTCCAGGGGGCTTTGCAGGTAGCAGGGAGGACGGCACTGGGCATACACCGACCCTCACCGACTTTGCACAACCTGCAGAGAGCCAGACTTGAGCTCCCTTGCCACCAGCTAGAGAACCCAAACACAGCCCCAGCGAGGTGCAGGCAGAGGCCACAGGAGGCTTAGCAAAGCTCTGAGCAAGCCAAGAAAACTCATCCTGTGTTACAGGGGTGAGAAAGCTGCCCGGGAAGGTGAAGCATCGTTAGTTTGCTAGCAAAGCCAAAGGCTGTGCAGAGCTGGCAGCCCAGGAGCAGCCTGGGGTTGTGCTGCTAGTGCCCTCATTGACCCTGGGATGATAAAAAGGGTAAAAAACTTGTTAAATTTGTAAGCCCAGAGCTGGGGGAGGCAGGAGCCCACCAAACGGGGCATGAGGGCTGGAAATGGGGATAACTAATGGGTGGAATGGGCTAAGAAATGCTGAAGTGGAAGGCAGAGAGGATGAGTGCTTGTAGCGTGGGGGACAAGCGGTGCCACAAACCGGGAACAGGAAAGGGAATGGCCCAGCTCGAGCAGCACTACTGAGCTGAGGATATGGGATGGACCCCATGGCAGGGACAGATGTGGCCTACCTAGGCTTGGACATGTGGCCTGACCCCAGAAAGGCAAGGGAAGCCCCATGTGCCTGCGGCAGAGGGGGAAATGTCCCACTATGGAGTATTCTTCCAGGGGATTTCTGCCCCAGGGCCGACTTTGCTGTGCTCTCCTTGCAGCCATGCAGAGagtgggtgtgtgtgcatgtgtgtgtgtgtgtgcgtgtgtgtgtgtgtgtgtgtgtgtgtgtgtgtgtgtgtgtgtgcgcgcgcgcgcgcgcgcatggGGCAGTGCATATGGGAGTGCACATGTatagatgtgcatgtgtgtggggggggggtctgcacgTGTAGGGCTGTGTGTGAGTGCAGGTGCACATGCAtggatgtgtgcatgtgtgtgcgcttAGCCATGCGTGCATGTGGGGCTGTGAGTGTACGCGTGTAGgtttgaatgtgtgtgtgttaGTTGTGTGGGCATGTGTGTGAGCATGCATGTAGGTGTACATACATGTGGGTGGGTGTGCACATGGGGGGTtgcaggtgtgtgtgcacataGATGTGCATGCGTCTGTGCATATGCGCATGAGGGTGTGCATGCATCTGTGTGTACATAAGGCTGTGTGCATGAGTATGTGTGTGGGTGATTGTgggcatgcatgtgcatgtgcatgtgtgcacgtaCAGCATGCTGGAGAACAGTCCCGCTGCCTGTTGAGCCCCACAGGAAGCAGAGCATGCACCGATTTAATCTGGAGCAAGGTGACCAGGTGTGAGAAGTGACATCAACCTGCTGCACTGGGCCAGGCCAGAGCTTTGCAGGAGCAAGGGCGACAGCGGCTGACCACCTCTGGGAGAACTCCCATCTGTCTTAAGCATGCTAAACTTGCCTTTACGCCTCCAGATTTCCTCTGCCGCCATCTGTTCGGGAGCCAGGCTGCCTCAAGGCATGTATTCCCTTGCAGACCTGAGAACTCGCATTTCAGTGCATCACTGCCCCTGGCTGGAGCCTGAGAGCGGCTCTCCTATAGGAAGGCTGCAACTTTTTGCCCAACCCCTCCCAACCCTGGGCAGTTTGCAGAGCAAGCCACCCTGAAGTGGACACATCCCAGCGCCCTTTGCTGTATGGGATCCCTATGCCTTAGGAATCTGGATCTTGCACCCAAGGATTTACAACAGCCCAGATCTCAACACTGCAGCAGCCTAAGGGCTCGTGGGCTTGTGGGCAGGAGACAGTCTGCGGGGACTTGCCAACCCACCATGGGGCACAGGCCAGGCCCGGGCGCTGCAAGAAGCA includes these proteins:
- the ENTPD2 gene encoding ectonucleoside triphosphate diphosphohydrolase 2 isoform X2, with protein sequence MARRVAAVLLLLALGSLLGILLLCLGSGDMRGPPGFKYGIVLDAGSSHTAMFIYKWPANKENDTGVVSEHSMCDVEGPGISSYNINPPSAGQSLVHCLNQALRDVPTEKHVSTPLYLGATAGMRLLNITNHQASDAVLNAVSAMLKSYPFDFRGAKILSGEEEGVFGWVTANYLLENFIKRGWLGEWIRPKKKTLGAMDLGGASTQITFETTDTIEDPNNEVMLKLYGQAYKVYTHSFLCYGRDQVLRRLLSKLLQAFSAFFYTVDFIQTVMGRLVRLPSDLKDAAETICATSWSELLQKAPKMEKRLPDYCAISMFVYLLTTKGYSFNNHSFPNIAFQKKAGETSIGWALGYMLNLTNMISAEEPASHKSMLYNNWVTLILLFVVATLTALVTAVCLLRRSKSSAI
- the ENTPD2 gene encoding ectonucleoside triphosphate diphosphohydrolase 2 isoform X1; translated protein: MARRVAAVLLLLALGSLLGILLLCLGSGDMRGPPGFKYGIVLDAGSSHTAMFIYKWPANKENDTGVVSEHSMCDVEGPGISSYNINPPSAGQSLVHCLNQALRDVPTEKHVSTPLYLGATAGMRLLNITNHQASDAVLNAVSAMLKSYPFDFRGAKILSGEEEGVFGWVTANYLLENFIKRGWLGEWIRPKKKTLGAMDLGGASTQITFETTDTIEDPNNEVMLKLYGQAYKVYTHSFLCYGRDQVLRRLLSKLLQAGNYQATISNPCWPKGYHKNLLLSSIYDTPCTEKEKPGIPLSTSVTMVGTGNGSLCALYVSKLFDFTTCSFSRCSFDGIFQPDVSGNFIAFSAFFYTVDFIQTVMGRLVRLPSDLKDAAETICATSWSELLQKAPKMEKRLPDYCAISMFVYLLTTKGYSFNNHSFPNIAFQKKAGETSIGWALGYMLNLTNMISAEEPASHKSMLYNNWVTLILLFVVATLTALVTAVCLLRRSKSSAI